Sequence from the Pan paniscus chromosome 12, NHGRI_mPanPan1-v2.0_pri, whole genome shotgun sequence genome:
atatttttttcaaatatgttacAGGCTGAACTGGCTCTTTGAACACTATCACTCTGCTTAAATCCAGGAAGCaggctttaaaaatgcaaaaggcaTACAAGTTGTATTTCAGTGCAAATCTTTAGCTGGTTATTGGAAAagattccaaaaattaaaaaaaaaaaaaatcctttgtgtcacctgcccctccccccacccaaagccaaaatgaagaaaagacagaacaaaacaaaaacagaagaattacagatgactttggaaTCATTTAGGAATCCACTACTTCCAATCAGAATgtttagaaaaatacattaaagaatcattttttaaaaaacacaaaagtaatcTTGCTTTCTGAGACTGCTCTTCGGGTATAGAATGAGCTTCCGTGTGGAGTGCGTTTGAACTTTGACCTTAGCTGTGTGCGAGGTGCAGGCGCTGGGGGAGCTTCAGGCTGTGGTGTGCGAGTGACCGCAGGGGAGCGTGGGGTGGCTGCCCGCTGCCGAGTCAGCCGTTGAGCCCTTAGGTCGCAGTGCGTCCATGGATTTTAGGAATGTTCTCATCACTTTGTGACACACTCTGCTTCAGCATCACAGATTTTACAAATGGTTCAAATTCAATGAAAAAGATTCGCCAGAGGCTGAAAACATCAAGACCTCAAAAATATGAATGCAAAAATATTCAGGGGAATGAACTAATTTTGTAGATACCTACATACAAAGTTTCTAGAACATCTATAAAAGCACAAAGTCATAAGAATTTGTTTTCCATTACATtagtttatataaaatgaataaatagtatttatagatttaatgtgtcttatgtacatacacatgtgcTCTGTTTTAGCTTAAATAAAAATGCTACAAAGTCGGAGACCACTTAAGGGAGAAAtcataaccaaaaagaaaaaccagccTTTTAAACTATCAACCCAAAAGCCTccataaagaagtttctgggtGTGTCCAAAAATAATCAATAAGGAGAGGAGTTCTAGTAACGGTGTACCATCCTCTCCTGTTCACCTGCAACAGAGAGTAGAAATGTGGACTTTTTCTTTCACTGATAATGGCTACTAGCTCTGCTAGTGCCACAGCTCAGTTATTGCTGAAAGTTCAATAGGAAAATAGATTATAATTGGACCAAATGTCACTATTTTGGGGGGGGGAAAGGATAATCACTGTGTTAAGTGGGAAATGGAGATCTCATTTATCTctgaggtaggaaaaaaaaatgttccagaGACAAGTAGCATTAACAAAGTTGGAGGGGAGAATGTGCCTCGAGATAGCAGAACACAGCGAGGTCCCAAGAACATCGCACAAAAATAGATTGTACCGTTTTGTTTGTGAGAACAAACAATTTGGAACTTTGATGAGCTGTGCAACCCCAGAGACACACTATCAAGGTGTCCATTTTAAAGTGAGAAATACTGCTCCCATCCACACGCGGCGCGTCGGGGGAATGAGCATGCGCGGTGTGAAGGGCGTGTTTTCTAGAGGTATTCCTGACTTCCTCACTGGTGGTGAGGTCCATGGTTAAGTGCTCCTAAATGCTGCTTTCAAAGCTTACTTTGGAGTTCTGAGAGCAGGATCTCAATTTCAAAAGTTTGTTTCCTTCAGTTTCCTAAGTACAAGACACACTTGGACATTCCTCCTAGGCAAGTAACATAGTAAGCCAGAAAACTGGAAGAAAGGTCTGGGAGAGGACACGAGGAGAGCAAAGAGGGGCATTGCTGAGATGTGGACATTGCTTATTCGGTCTAAGAATTCTTGGATGCTTCAAATTGATTGGAATGTATAGTCTCTCAGAGACAAATTTttatggagagaaaaagagaagctaGTGGATGCAATCAGAAACCCACAATCCTAAGCACTTCCTTGAAAACAGTTACAAAGCTGATTTTGGTCAAGGTGGGACACTGAAGTTTACGTGCAAGGGAGTTGTGGGCAGGTCCAATACGTTACCTAATCAGAACCAACAGGGAGAACCTTCAAGAAGACAGCCGCAGTGCCCACTCTCTTAGAGACCAAGACACGCCTTGTGACTGTCCTGCAGCTTTATTCTCTTGATGCTGGTGCTGGAATAGCCCTCATCACTGCCGAGGCTCTGCATGCTGCCCCGCTCGTCAGAGTCGCTCACACTGCTGCTGCTCCAGTCCAGATCACCTGTGAGATAGTCCGTGCTCTCCACGTCAATGTCGATTTCTTCTGCAGGGAGGACAAGAGAGAAGGACATTGATGAAAGCGCTCTGCAGAAAactcaggcgtggtggctcatgcttgtaatcccagcactttgggaggccaaggcgggtggatcacttgaggttaggagtttgagaccagctgggccaacacagtgaaaccctgtttctactaatacaaaaatttggctgggtgtggtggctcacgcctgtaatcccagcactttgggaggccaaggtgggtaaattacttgaggtcaggagtttgagaccagcctggccaatatggtgaaacctcatctctacaaaaatacaaaaatttgccaggcattgtggtgcgtgtctgtaatcccagctgcttgggaggctgaggcaggggaatcgcttgaacctgggaggcggaggttgcagtgagccaagatcacaccactgcactccagcctgggtgacagagcaagattccgtctcaaaacaaaacaaaacaaactaggCTGAAAACTGACACCAATCAAACTCTTCTGGGGTTGTCACCTAAGTGTTAGCAGGGAGAAGGAACCTGTCACTGGAGGTCACACTGTTCGACTTCTCCACATCATACCCAGTGTCTTAGTTCTTCTTACACTCTGCCTCCTGTCCGCAGTACTGAACCCCTGCTCTGGGGTTGGGGAGCacaagggagacagggaggagagTGAGAGGGGCTCACCCCTGTCGGAGTCGGAGCGCTCCGAGGAGACGGTGGAGCCGATGCTGTCCATCCGGATCCTCTCAATGCCCAGCTTCTCCAGCTGCCTCTTCAGGTGTCGCTGCTCTCGCTGAAGCTGGTCGATTTGGTGAACGGCTTTTCTGTCACAATCTTCAAGTTTCTGCAAGTCAAAGGGGTAGTTGTTGGGCCCCACAGGGAGATCTCTAAATGGGCAATGGCCCCCGCATCTTCCCTTCTAGCAGTGGAATGCGCCACACTTCCTCAGACGCCTTTCGGTGCCACTCATCAAGCTTCTCCCTGAGACAGGAAGTCGACTGGCCAGTGACTCCTGGCTTCGTCTGATTCTTCAGCATCGCCAGTGCTGGGGGTACTTGTCCTGTCACAGGGATTCTGGGGGTGAGCTCTCACATACTGGCACCCTGGTAGCCCTCAGTTTTAGTATCAAAAAGACTGcaggcagcagtccccaacctgaTCTCCCTTGTTTGCAGCAATCCCCTGAACACCTGATCTCCGGACTAGAAAACTGCACTTGATGGGAGCTTAAGAAACACGCTTCCATTTAAAACTATGTTTATTCAAGTACATGTCCCAATTACATAAGCACTTTTTTGTGTCATGCCAAATCTCAATTAACTTCTGTTTGTTAGCAGGAAATAATAGTCCCTTTTGATGTCCTGATTCTAATTTGTCCAACAGAAGAGTTTAGAAAACACATTTCCATAGAATACTCATTTTTATAAATCTGCCCCCAGCTTCTCATATTCTTCAGATAATTAAGAAGATTGTTTAATTGTAGCTGTTTTGCTTTAAATAGAGGTTTTCTCCCAGAATTGTCATGAATGCAGGCTTCTAACCATAATTAAAGTAACATTTCTCCAACTATAATATGATTATACAAACATGCTAAACAGGGATTTTGGCTGTGGCTCTCAAGACTTTGAATCCAATTCCCCTTACCCTTTGTTATTCAGGTAGCAAAGAGAGTGTCAACTCTGTGCCCGACACCCTAGGAGGTGCTGGGGCTGTGAGGTGAGCACAAAGACCCAGTCCCCTCCCTCGTGGGGTGTATAGTCTAAGGATTGAGACAACCCAATGGTCACACAAACCACTGTCAAATGTCAGTTATGACAGGGCTAAGAGATACCCAGTGATGGGACCACCTGTCACAGGAAGGAGGTCACTGAGTTGGGAAAGTCAGCGAAGGATTCTCAGAGCTAGAGAGACTTGCACTGTGATCTGAAGAATAAGTAGAAGTCCTCTAGgtgaagaagagagaggaaagtgtaccaagcagagggaagagcattAACAAAGGCCCTAAAGTAAGACAATATGACAGTGCCAGGGACTGGACGAAGGGCTGGAGAAAGGGGAATTGGGGACAAGATGGTGCTGCAGAGGCAAGTGAGGACCAGGCAAGGCAGAATCTGGGGCAGGCCAGGTGACAGAGCTTGTCCTGAGCCACAGAAGAATTTTAAACAAGGTCACATGTTGATTTGCGCCTTGGAAGGACTGTTCTCAGGAAGCATGGAAAGCAGAcgggagggacccagagggatACAGGGAGACCTCTGAGGATTTTATTGCAGTAGACAGTGGGGATGAAGATGGAAGTAGACCGGTTGCAAAATATTTAGGCCTTGGAGATGGCCTAGATATATGGTTAAGGAGCAGGAGCTATCACGGACTCCTGAATTTCTGGCTTGTACAACTGGATGGAGAGTTGGATGGACCATTTAACCTCTGGTGCATGGGAGTGAGAAACACTCAGTTGGGTTTTGAATATGTTGCATTTGAGGTACCTGTGATTCATCCAATAGCTAGACTGGAGGAGTTCAGGGGAGAGGACTGTCCTGGAGATGTAACAACAGACAAACCCTCACTGAACAGGTAAAGATAAAGCAGCATCCCAACAATACACTTACCTTTATGTGCAATTTGGCTTTTGTTAATAAACTCAACGTAGTGTGTCGACTTGATTCAGGTCCAAGTGGCACCAGCCCCTTCAACTTCTCCAGGCACAAGCGAAGATGAGCCCGTCTATGAAAACAAGACCACAGTAGCATTTGAGAGTTTCACAGTGGGCCAGAAGCACCCCAGGCAGAATGAGTTCTCAAAGAGTGTGAAGTTGCCCAGGCCTTGCGATGGCAAATGCTACCAATGACCTTTTGCTGAATAAACATATTTTGAACCAGACAACTCTGGTGAAAACCAATGAGAAGCAAAATCCAAGGTTTTCGAAACTAAGTCTATTGATAATACAAGTGCTGGGGTAGGGAATAATATCTGCTATTATATGGTCATTCACATGTGTAAATACTATATACAGTAATGGTCCCTGACTCATGATGGTtcaacttataatttttaaaatttataatgagTTTATTGAAGTATTAAATGCATATTAGACTTgggatgttttttatttatgatgggCTTCTTGAgacataaccccatcataagtcaaggagcataTATATCTGTGGAGTTATTTGTtgaagctttatttgtaatagcaaagattgaaacaacccaaatgaccaCCCAGGAgggaactggttaaataaattatgctacATCCACACCGTGGAGTACTATGTAGCTatcaaaaagaatgagaatgTGCTTTATGTCCTATTAGGAAAGATTTTCCAGATATATTGTTAAGTGGAGAAAAGCAAGATTCCAAACTGTGAGTATACCATGCTATCTTAAAGATGGAGGAAAACAAGAATCTATATTCATGTTTTCTTGTATGTAGACAAACTCTGGAATGACACATAAGAAACTGGCTGGGCAGGGAGAAGGCAAGGAACAGTCAGACAGAGATAAGGAAGGAAGTGATGGGGGTTTTTACTGAgtcattttttatactttttgttctTGGAGTATGTCAGACTGATGCAATGGCACGgagtgggagagggagaagggctgGATGAAGCAGCAGCCACGGCAACTGACTGAAGAGAGAGCACGAGAGTTGCTCCAATTTAGAAATTTACATTTCCTTGAAATGGTTTGTGCTTTATTCTAGAACCTGGAAGATTCTATGAATGTAAGAAGCAGCTGAGATTTGGGGGTTTTGCTTAAGCTTACCACCTCCTTAAAGCCTTCCCAAGCCATCCTAGCTCACAGTGATTCCTCTATTTTCTAAGCACCACTTAATTGTTTATACTATTCACTGGGAAGTTCACTGTACTGCCTGAATTGTTTCATATTTCTTACTTAACCATTCATTGCAGTCTCCTTAGAAAGTCAGGATTGCAGCTTAATCATTGCTGTGCTGCCACCGTGcctcaaacacacacatgctTAATAAGTGTTTGCTGAATGGATTATGTCATCTATTCAACTAGACTTTAAGCTTCTAGAGGACAGAGTCCATCTCTACTGCATCTTTGCACCTTCAGCAGTGCTCAGAGTCTTCAGGTTTTAGATAACATTCATTGCCCACACACAACCTACTTGGAGCAGAGCTCCCTGGAGTCTAGGAGGCTCCCCTCCAGCTGAATTGGGAAACAATGCAATGCCTTATAGGTTTGCCCTTTTTCCTCTTAAGAATTGTACTGTAATAGCAAAAGTTGAAAATGTAgaccaaagaaaggaaatggctTCAGAAAGCTATAGGACAGGTGAATATGCATGATATTAATGTAAGAAGTCAATTCACACTCTCCAGGGAGACTGCAGGATGTTCCCCTAAGGCAGGGCTAGTAAGCGAGGCATTAGACTTCCTTCCTTCTGAGCCTCCTGCCTCTTCTAGGTCATGAGGAAGTTGTCCTAAACTCTCCAAGGGTGCTCTAAGGCTTGGCAAGCTTGGGGAGTACAGCATTCATTTCTGAGCTAGGAAGAGGTAATGGGACAAGGGCTTTACTATTTTGTAAGTCTTTCACTTCTTCTGAAAAACCTGTCCATGTGGCAGAGTCAGAGCAAAGACTCATGTTACAGGTTTGCTCCTCCCACTACTGCATGTGGTGGGGaccagggaagggaagaaaacttgtatgtaaaatatacttGTTCATCTTGGAtaatattcttcaaaaagagcCATGAAAATAGATCATGTTATTAGAAACACTATGAGAAagtataatttatacatttataaatttgtctatttcttgcCATAAAACTTAtagactaattttctttttcttttttttttttttttttgagacagagttcttgctcttgtcgcccaggctggagtacagtgccgtgatctcagctcatggcaacctctgcctcccaggctcaacagattctccttcctcagcctcctgagtatctgggattacgggcgcccgccaccacgtccggctaatttttgtatttttagcagagatggggtttcaccatgttggccaggctggtctcgaactcctgacctcaagcgatctgcctgcctcagcctcccaaagtgctgggattacaggtatgagctaatTTTCCAATTAGaagaaaaagttcaaaaattaaaattatatttagatatttttcagCCAGCTTATTATTTGCAAAGACTGCATGATTCAGAACAGTGTCATTTTAGTACTTTTATGATGTTGGTTTATATGCAGATATGAGTGTGTGAATTTTTTTAGGAAGTTTGTCCactgataaaaatataataaagtcaTCTTTTGATGCATTGTCATTTCTAGCCTTATAGGAGTCTTGCCCAGAAAGTGCAATTTTCATTACCCAAATGTGGGTTTCCAAAGAACACTCCTAGTCGTGAAACTAGAAATAAGCCATTTGACTAATTCCAGCTGAGACTAATACTTGTTCATTCAGTGTTTTCTGGCCTAGTTCTACAAAAATAGGACCAGAATTCTTTCTGGATTTTTGCAGAGACCCAAAGCCAACTCTGTCTTTGGCAgtgtctgccttggccttctcCGGCGCCTCACTGCTGCAGCCTGATGGCTGCCCCCTACCCACATGCCACTGCCTGCAGACATCCCCACACTGGTGCCCGGGCCAACCACAGGAGAGCGATGAAATATATTAAGTAGACTCAGTTCTATCATATAGTAGTGAAATCCAATCCCTGAACCagataaaaaagcaaacagaCCCCTCTGTTATGTACAGCTCCTACCAAAGCTCTCCAAccgtgacacacacacacatacacagacacacatacagacacacaaactCCTGGGATCTAGAATCCCTCTGCCAGCCCTGAGTACCCGCGGAGCTCCCAGATCCAAAACAAGCAGAACAAACACCCGTCTCAGCTCTCTTTTCTCAGTTCTGACTACTCCTGTGCCCTGCTGTCCCATTTTAAACCAGGTCAAACTCCCATTTGGGGAACTAGCAGGGGTTTTGCCATATATCCTCAACAGGAAGCCACCCGACACCTCAGTGTGACCCAGGAAGTTGACTCTCCTCCCATCACATCTTCTTCAGTCTTCCCTCTGTTGCCAAGAGCTACCTCCCAGCTTCCTGGCACCCAGCTGCCTCTTCCTTTAGCACTGATCCACACTGCTTTGTACCTAGGCCATGGACTTTAACAAACTTCACCTTCTGACTCTTCAGAAATATAACTTTAATTATTCTGAATAAGCTGATATACCTTTGGTCTACAGTGGCATAAAGAAACCAATCTTTGAACTATAATAAGTCATGCTCTGAATCAAGTATGGCCCATAACTAGTAATAACAAATTTAGATACAACTATAGATTCTCTTCAGTAAGTTTTAAGTATCccaaattttgttgatttttaattttttttaaaaattctgactcAGTCACTATGCAACCAAATATTAATGCAGTGATTAAGAGTAAATGTCTggagaaatgtggtacatatacataatggagtactattcagccataaaaagaatgggatcctgtcatttgcaacaacatggatggaactggaggtcattaggttaagtgaaataagccaggcacagaaagacaaacgttgcatattctcacttattttttggatgtaaaaatcaaaacaattgaactcacagaCATAGAGAGTAGGagggttaccagaggctgggaaaggtagcgggggtgggcaggaggtggggatggttaatgggttaaaaaaaaaaatagcttgaaAGAATGGATAacacctagtatttgatagcacaacagggtaactatagtcaaaataattgtatatttttaaataactggaaGAGTAGAACTGGACAGTttgcaacacaaaggataaatgcttgaggggatgaacaCCACATTTtacttgatgtgattattatgcattgcatgcctgtatcaaacacctcatgtaccccataaatatacacacctactacatacccacaaaaattaaaaatgaagttaatatttaaaaaagagtaaatgtTTGAGATCcgggctctgccacttacttcctgtgtgaccctgggcaaattacttaactctgtgtagcctcagtttcctcatcagtagaaTGAGGGTGACAAGCGCCTCCCTGGGAGGGCTGTCATGGGTATTGACTGAGACAACGTATGGAAGCCCTTGGGTCAGGGTCTGACAGGGAGTACTCTGTATATGGTAGCAGTTATTCTTTCAATCCTAGCTTCCTCTGTAGAAGGAGAATTGCTGTGAGCAAACACAGATAATAAGAGCACTATGATATTCCTTTTACAATCAATAGGGAACTCAAAAATGTCTCACTAGGCAGACAGGCTATCTGGCAAAATCCACTTTTCTGAATACTTCCTTGAAGAAAATGGACATCTTTtgtcattaaaataattaatggaaAATCTAATCCATTTTCTATGGAAACACAGAAAGTGCTTATGCTAAAAGTACTATTTCTTTACATTTACAAAATTAGCAAGGGTTTTATAAGGCCAATGAATGCAAAATAAAAGATTCCTTTATTTCCTGTTCACATCATTGAGAGTCAGGGGTAGAAAGGATTCCAAGGTTGGGAGGGAGGCAGCTGCCTCACTTCTGCTTGCTGCAGGAGCAAGTGTCCTGAAGAGTCTGGGCCTCCCTCCTTGATCTCGACTGCAATGGCCAAAGGAGAATAAAAATAGAGGCAAATATGTATTGACTTGGGAAGTCCAAGCACAGAGATCTTCACATATCTCATGTGCAATAGC
This genomic interval carries:
- the MXD1 gene encoding max dimerization protein 1 isoform X1; its protein translation is MAAAVRMNIQMLLEAADYLERREREAEHGYASMLPYNNKDRDALKRRNKSKKNNSSSRSTHNEMEKNRRAHLRLCLEKLKGLVPLGPESSRHTTLSLLTKAKLHIKKLEDCDRKAVHQIDQLQREQRHLKRQLEKLGIERIRMDSIGSTVSSERSDSDREEIDIDVESTDYLTGDLDWSSSSVSDSDERGSMQSLGSDEGYSSTSIKRIKLQDSHKACLGL